From Nitratidesulfovibrio vulgaris str. Hildenborough, a single genomic window includes:
- a CDS encoding HAD family hydrolase produces MQGIRYGLDRHFPEGIRGIVFDCDGVLFDSRASNIHYYNLLLDALGLPRMTPSQEDYVHMHTVGESLNHIVPTDYRDRLPEARSRIRYRQHILPLLEPEPGLRETLWWLRDAGVKLAVHTNRTDSMEYVLDHFGMTDFFFPVMTAGRVRAKPHPEGLHVILRSWGVAPSSIVFIGDTRLDEETARAAGVPFWAYRSPTLTAQVHVTDYWSLSQTLRGVLARDCD; encoded by the coding sequence ATGCAAGGCATCAGGTACGGCCTCGACAGGCATTTCCCCGAGGGGATACGGGGCATCGTCTTCGATTGCGATGGTGTTCTGTTCGATTCGCGCGCCTCGAACATCCATTACTACAACCTCCTGCTTGATGCGCTGGGTCTGCCGCGCATGACGCCTTCGCAAGAGGACTACGTGCACATGCACACCGTGGGTGAGTCGCTCAACCACATCGTGCCGACGGACTACCGTGACAGGCTGCCGGAGGCACGGTCGCGCATCCGCTATCGGCAGCACATCCTGCCGCTTCTCGAGCCTGAACCGGGGCTGCGCGAGACGCTGTGGTGGCTGCGTGATGCGGGCGTGAAGCTTGCCGTGCATACCAACAGGACAGACTCCATGGAGTACGTCCTAGACCATTTCGGCATGACGGACTTCTTCTTTCCGGTCATGACGGCAGGGCGTGTGCGTGCCAAACCCCACCCCGAAGGACTGCATGTCATCCTCCGTTCGTGGGGGGTCGCCCCGTCGAGCATCGTCTTCATCGGCGACACACGCCTCGACGAGGAGACAGCACGCGCAGCCGGTGTGCCCTTCTGGGCGTACCGTAGCCCGACCCTGACGGCACAGGTGCATGTCACGGACTACTGGTCGCTTTCGCAGACGCTGCGAGGAGTGCTCGCGCGCGACTGCGACTGA
- a CDS encoding YggT family protein, translating into MFVVANIVVGIAKILDAILNLYFWVIIAAAVLSWVNPDPYNPVVRVVRNLTEPVFYRVRKWLPFTYVGGLDLSPLVVLLGIQIINSVLVQSLYQLAVRLY; encoded by the coding sequence ATGTTCGTCGTCGCCAATATCGTCGTAGGCATCGCCAAAATCCTCGACGCCATCCTGAATCTCTATTTCTGGGTCATCATCGCCGCAGCGGTACTGTCGTGGGTGAACCCCGATCCCTATAATCCCGTGGTGCGCGTGGTTCGCAATCTCACCGAACCCGTCTTCTACCGTGTGCGCAAATGGCTGCCCTTCACCTATGTGGGCGGACTCGACCTGTCGCCGCTGGTGGTGCTTCTCGGCATTCAGATCATCAATTCGGTGCTCGTGCAGTCGCTGTACCAGCTTGCCGTGAGACTCTACTAG
- a CDS encoding DivIVA domain-containing protein, with the protein MAVSRIDILNQRFARSLRGYDTAEVDRFVQEVADTVGTLSEDKAALAARVSDLEARLAEFRERETALRDTLMTTQKMSAEIKAGAQREAQLIIDAAHAKAENLLNQGNLRLARLEEEIASARKLKAQFEMRVRAVVEQHLSLLDMSAREDAALDAAAARAAARGRGENG; encoded by the coding sequence ATGGCCGTCAGTCGCATCGACATCCTCAACCAGCGGTTCGCGCGCTCCCTGCGGGGGTATGACACGGCAGAGGTCGACCGCTTCGTTCAGGAGGTGGCCGACACCGTGGGCACCCTCAGCGAGGACAAGGCTGCGCTTGCTGCGCGTGTCTCCGACCTCGAGGCGCGGCTTGCCGAGTTTCGTGAGCGGGAGACGGCACTTCGCGACACCCTGATGACCACGCAGAAGATGAGCGCGGAAATCAAGGCGGGGGCACAGCGAGAGGCGCAGCTCATCATCGATGCGGCCCACGCCAAGGCGGAGAATCTGCTCAATCAGGGTAATCTTCGCCTCGCACGCCTCGAAGAGGAGATAGCCTCTGCCCGCAAGCTCAAGGCCCAGTTCGAGATGCGGGTGAGGGCCGTGGTCGAGCAGCATCTTTCGCTTCTCGACATGAGCGCCCGTGAGGATGCCGCCCTTGATGCCGCGGCAGCACGGGCAGCCGCCCGG
- a CDS encoding rhodanese-like domain-containing protein gives MRRVIIVGSSLAAAKVATRLKRKDPSSEVNIIVPAVESGQESVKDGVFYKARAERHAVAELLRSREVGVVEASDLSVDFDARVVLPTSSRGSLPIRYNVLVLEVQAQPRIPRVLRGAPNVIGWPGEGAATLDAMLSTTAEVRVVVVGQGQAAMEALRLVARSGQVPVWLRLGDVGPDILDGDTWRMVERLAANGGVEVHDWSHVPMERMGARPDEHGGVAALVAALEGGNDLRVEGDVFIWTAPTVVQHPVVAQEGITLDAHGRIEVDGNLATVEEGVYLIGTGVAMACGCGSAPLHVGEHDLAGLARGLADHLAGDATTTMPPCTGLVHAEGPGFAVSRAGVTLEEAVRRGLEGEFALLPLEDGGLLKLVADKVSRQVIGYQATGTGESLDLLAPLLSFAVGRSATVDELAASDCPGPVGTVVRKVAGILANKMEGRFYGITADELRASREAGAEFFLLDLRAMPEWRNGHIPGAYNIPLPQLAKRLQDEVPRFTPIVLVSRTSDAAWSVACKLFGLGATALYVLDGGMRCWDYELETA, from the coding sequence ATGCGGCGCGTTATCATAGTCGGCAGCAGTCTGGCGGCGGCCAAGGTGGCTACACGCCTGAAGCGCAAGGATCCTTCCTCCGAGGTCAACATCATCGTTCCCGCGGTGGAGTCCGGACAGGAGTCGGTGAAGGACGGTGTTTTTTACAAGGCACGGGCCGAACGGCACGCCGTCGCCGAACTTCTTCGTTCGCGTGAGGTGGGTGTGGTAGAGGCTTCGGACCTGAGTGTCGATTTCGACGCTCGCGTCGTGTTGCCCACATCCAGCCGTGGCAGCCTGCCCATCCGCTACAATGTGCTGGTGCTCGAAGTGCAGGCACAGCCGCGCATCCCCAGGGTCTTGCGCGGTGCGCCCAACGTCATCGGCTGGCCGGGTGAAGGTGCCGCTACGCTCGATGCCATGCTCTCCACCACTGCCGAGGTGCGCGTCGTCGTTGTCGGGCAGGGGCAGGCTGCCATGGAGGCCCTGCGCCTTGTGGCCCGTTCCGGACAGGTGCCCGTATGGCTGCGCCTCGGCGATGTGGGCCCCGATATCCTTGACGGTGACACGTGGCGCATGGTCGAGCGTCTGGCTGCCAACGGCGGCGTCGAAGTCCACGACTGGAGTCACGTGCCCATGGAACGCATGGGGGCGCGGCCTGACGAACACGGCGGAGTGGCTGCGCTGGTGGCTGCCCTCGAAGGCGGCAACGACCTGCGCGTGGAGGGCGATGTCTTCATCTGGACGGCGCCCACTGTCGTGCAGCATCCCGTCGTCGCGCAGGAGGGTATCACACTCGACGCCCACGGGCGTATCGAGGTCGACGGCAACCTCGCCACCGTGGAGGAGGGCGTGTACCTCATCGGAACCGGTGTCGCCATGGCTTGTGGCTGCGGTTCGGCACCTCTCCACGTGGGTGAGCACGACCTTGCGGGGCTTGCACGCGGTCTGGCCGACCATCTCGCGGGCGACGCCACGACGACCATGCCTCCCTGCACAGGGTTGGTGCACGCCGAAGGCCCCGGCTTTGCCGTGAGCCGTGCCGGTGTCACCCTCGAAGAAGCGGTGCGCCGTGGGCTGGAGGGCGAATTCGCCCTGTTGCCCCTTGAGGATGGCGGACTGCTCAAGCTGGTGGCCGATAAGGTTTCGCGTCAGGTGATCGGGTATCAGGCCACCGGGACGGGCGAATCGCTCGACCTGCTTGCGCCTTTGCTTTCTTTCGCAGTGGGCCGTTCTGCAACGGTGGACGAGCTTGCCGCATCCGACTGCCCCGGCCCTGTGGGCACAGTCGTGCGCAAGGTGGCTGGCATTCTCGCCAACAAGATGGAAGGGCGCTTCTACGGCATCACCGCCGATGAACTGCGTGCCTCCCGCGAGGCAGGGGCCGAGTTCTTTCTGCTCGACCTGCGTGCCATGCCCGAATGGCGCAACGGCCACATTCCCGGGGCCTACAACATCCCCCTGCCGCAGCTTGCCAAGCGTTTGCAGGACGAAGTGCCGCGCTTCACGCCCATCGTACTCGTCAGCCGGACGTCCGACGCCGCGTGGAGTGTCGCATGCAAGCTCTTCGGGCTTGGTGCCACGGCCCTCTACGTGCTCGATGGCGGCATGCGTTGCTGGGACTACGAACTGGAGACGGCGTGA
- a CDS encoding twin-arginine translocase TatA/TatE family subunit: MFGIGFQELLVVLVLVLLVFGANKLPEIGGGLGRAIRNFKRAASEPDEIDVTPTDKKDKNDDKQA; encoded by the coding sequence ATGTTCGGTATCGGTTTTCAGGAACTGCTGGTCGTCCTCGTCCTCGTCCTGCTCGTCTTCGGAGCCAACAAGCTCCCGGAGATCGGGGGGGGGCTTGGCCGGGCCATCCGTAACTTCAAGCGGGCCGCGTCGGAACCAGACGAGATTGACGTCACCCCGACCGACAAGAAAGACAAGAACGACGACAAGCAGGCCTAA